The nucleotide sequence CCGGTCTCGGCCAAGCCGGTCACGACGGTGGGCATCTACTGCGCCCCCGGGGCGGTGGGCGAGAAGGACCCGCCGCGGGCGATCACGCTCAAGAGCCTGCAGGTTCGCCCGTATGCGGCGATCAATGCCCTGGCGGCGGAGAACCAGATCGCCGGCGCTCCGGACCTGCACGCGGTGGCGACGGCTGCGGAGTGGCTGACCAAAGCGCCCGGCGGTTCGCCCGAGGCGCTGCGGGCCTGCGCGATCCGCAGCATCGCCGACGGTGCGCCGTACGCGCTGGCCGGGGCGCTGTGCGATGCGCTGGCGGCTGAGGCCGCAAGCGGCAGCGGACCCTGGCAGCAGCGGCTTGAGGCGCTGCATCAACTTAATGACATCATTCCGGCGACGACGGCAGACGGCGGGGCGATGGCGGCTCGCTGGGCGAGTTTCGAAGACGCCTATGATCGGCTCTGCCGCCAGGGCGGCACGGATGTGGGTCTGGGGGCGGGCGTCTTTGAGCTTGAGCCGCCGTCGGGAAGAACGGTCGAGGCCCTGTGGCAGCGCGTGGTGCGGCGGCAGATCGCCTCGACCGTGGTGGCGCAGAACCCGGCGGTCGAGAAGCTGGTAGCCCAATCGCGGGGGATGCACCGCTGGGCGGCCCGGGACCTGCTGGACTGGGCGTCCAAGCCGGACGTTGCGGCCGACGAGGCAGCCCGCAAGCACCCGCTGACATTCGAGGACGCCCGGACCGAGCGCACCTTCAAGCTGGACTACGCCTCGGCGATTGCCGGCGGGCAGATCGAGCAAGCGGCCAAGCTGTTCATCGCGAGGTATGTCGACCCCGACAACGCGGGCCTGGTTCAGAACGCCGCCGACCCGCACGGGTGGGTGAGCATGGAAGTCAGCGCCGCCGAGCTGATGGCCAAAAACCCTCGCGTGCAGCAGGAGCTCAACAAGCACGTGCTCCGCGGGCGGCTGCGGGTGCGGCAGGCCATCGCCGACAAAGACCCCCTCCGCGTGGGCTTCGCCGCGGCGCAGTTCTTCGGCACCGCAGCCGCTGCCGAGGCCAAGACGTGGCTGGGCGACCAGAGTTTCCTTGCCGGGCACTACAGCCAGGCGATGGAGCATTATGCCTCGGCGGTCGCATCGGCCGATGTCGTCGCCCGCGCGGGCGCCGCGGCGCGGATGCGTCTGGCGGCGGCGCGCGCGGGGCGGCAGGCGGGTCAGGCGGCCTCCGAGAGCGTCACCATCGGCGAGCAGACCTTCACGCCCGGGCAGATCGAGCAGGAAGTTTCTCGGGCCGCCGCGGTGGCGCAGTCGCGCCAGGGCGCGGCAAATCTGCCCTGGACGATCGCCCCGGCGGGCAAATACGCCGCCGCAGTGGGACAATTGCCCCCCGCCCCGGCGGGCGTGCCGGCGCAGATGTGGAATGTGCATGAGATCGCCCTGCTGATGGCCGCCCGTCCGCACGCGTTGCCGTTTAGCGGGCAGTGGCTGGCCCAGCGGCAGGGGCACGAGCTCAAGTGCATCGACCTGGCGGCGCGGGGCGTCAAGTCCACGCCGGCCCCGACGAGCGGGATCAAGTCGACTCCGGCCCCGGCCGCCACGCGCACCAAGGTGCTGCCACGCGGATGGGGCAAACGACTGGCGGCGCAGAAGAAGAAGGAACAACCCAAGCCCGCCGCCCCCGAACCGGGCGTCTTCAAGCCCGTGCCCGGACGCATGGCCTCGCAGCCGGTGGTCGTCGGCAACACGGTCTGGGCGCTGTTCGAGGAGAAGACCTCGGACCAGAACGAGGGGCAGGTGAACCTGCGAGGAACGGTCATCGGCGGCGACGGCAAGCCCGCCAGCGATCAACCGATCTTCCCCCTGGACCAGTTCGCCTCGGCGGATCTGAACCTCCCGCTGAAGATTGTCGACGAGCGGTACATCATCGTCTATGGTCGCGCGGTCCTCTGCGGCGACATCGGCGGCGACGTGAACTGGGTTCGCTTCGGCGACTACCTGCCGCTGCGCGAGGGCGCGGCGTCGCCGGCGGCGGGCCTGGACGCGGTGCTGATCGACGGGCAGAACGTCTTCATCGGCGACGCCGGCATGAGCTATGTCGAGTGCGTCGACTTCGCCAGCGGCACGCGCCGCTGGGTCAGCCCCGCCCTGGAGGTCCGCCGCCTCCTGGGCCGGTCCGGCGAGGCGCTGCTGGTCGAGGCCGCCGACGAGGTGGTGGCGCTGGAGGCATCGAGTGGAAAGCTGCTCTGGCGGCGTGCGGCGGAGCACTGGGGCGGCGCCCTGGCCGGCGGCGAGGCGGGGCTGGTGTACGCCCGTGCGGTCAAGGGCGCGCCGTCGGCGGTCGAGATGGTCTGGGTGAATGTCACGACCGGACAAACGCAAGCGGTCTCTCGCGTGGATATTCCGCTGGGCGCCGGAGCGTCTATCGGCGGATGCGACGCCCTGACCGGAGTGGGCAACGAGATGGTCCTGCTGGTGCGCGGGCCGGCGGGGCTCCAGCCGGTGCGCCTGGGCCCAGGCGGGCCCGCGGGCCCCGCCGACGCGCGGGAACTGTGGCAGGCAAAACTCGGCGGATAGTCCGAAGTTTCGCGGGACCCCACAACGCCGCGGGGGTTCAACTTTCCCAGTGCTGAAGCTCAAGATGGGACGATGGGAGTTTCGTGAACAGGCATACGCGACAGATCGCTCTGCTGCTGGTAGCCGTGATAGGCGCCTTGCCCGCCGCCGCCCTGGCCGAGGGAACCTGGGAAGTCACACCCGAAAGCAAGGCCGCTCTCGAGCGAGGCATCGACTGGCTGGCCAAGAACCAGGGCCCCAAGGGCAACTGGGACAACGAGCAGATGGGCCTGGTCAGCATGGGGCTGCTGGCGTATCTGTCAGCCGGACATTTGCCCGGTCGCGGCAAGTACGGCCGCAACGTCCAGCAGGCGATGGACTATCTTCTTGACAACGCCAAACCGTCTGGCCTGATGAACATCGCCGTTCGCGGCCACGACATGTACAACCACGGTCTCTGCACGTTCGTTCTCGGTCAGCTTTACGGTATGACCGGCGACAAGCGCGTCGGTCGCACGCTGGACCGGGCGCTGCGGCTGATCCAGGACGCCCAGTGCGCCGACGGCGGGTGGGACTATGTGGCGATCTCGAAGCCGCAGGGTCACGACCTGTCGCTGACGGTGATGCAGGCCAAGGCGCTTCGCAGCGCGATGGACTGCGGGTTCAAGGTCGACCCCGGCGCGATCCAGCGGGCCGTCGAGTTCGTTCGGCGCAATTACCGCGCCGAGTTTGCCGTGGGGGTGGACGATCCCAAGCTGGTCAAGCAGATGGGGATGTTCTCGTACTCGCCCGGCAACGTCCGCAACACGAGCATCACCACCACGGCTATCGGCGTGATCTGCCTGCAGGAGTTCGGTCAGTACGACGACCCGCGCCTGGCGCCGGCGTGCCTGTACCTGCGGCACATGGTCAAGGTGGGCGAGCCGATCTTCATCAAGCAGTACGCCGACGCCCGCAAGATGAAGAAGGAAACGATGACCGTTCCGGACAACCACGTGCCCTTCGACGCCTACACGCTGTACTACCTCAGCCAGGCGCTCTACCAGCGCGGCGGTGAGGACTGGAAAATCGGATACACCGTCCTGCGCGACCAGCTTGCCAAACGCCAACGCGTGCAGCCGGGCAGCCCCGAGCACGGCACGTGGCAGTCCACCGTCTGGTGGATGCGCGGTAAGGAAGCGCAGTTCTACGGCACTGCGATCGGTTGTTTCGTGCTGGCCATGCCCAACCGCTACCTGCCGATTCTGCAGGAAGGGCGAATTGAAAGCCTGATCAAGACCGTCGAGGGTTCAAAGACGGACAACCCGTGAGAGTGTTTGATCGATGCTGAACTTTCCTCCAGGACTGGCTGTGTTTGCCGTCGCCGGCGTGGTCGCCGCGGCCGTGCCCGTCGCGCTGCACCTGCTCAACCGCCAGCGATTCCGCACGATCCACTGGGCGCCGATGGAGTTCCTGCGCCTGGCGATGGTCCGCAGCCGCAAGATGCTGCAGGTGCGCGACGTGCTGCTGATGGTCGTTCGCACCGCGGCGCTGCTGATGCTGGGCTTCGCGCTGTCGCGACCGTTCTTCTCCTCGGGCTACGGGTCCCTCTCGGCGCTGGCGCTGGTGTGCGGATTCTTCGGGATATTGAGCCTGGTCGCCGCGGCGGTGGTCCAGAAGGCGCTGGGCCGCATCCTGGCGGTGGTGGCCGGGGCGCTGCTGCTGGCAGTGGCGATCGTGGCGTTTCTGGGCGACTACGCCAGCCGCGTCAGCCAGGACGCCGCGGGGCCCAAGTCCGGCCAGGCGGTACACGTGATCCTGCTGATCGACAACAGCCTGTCCATGGGCTACCGCCAGACCAACGGAACGCTGCTCGATGACGCCAAGACACGCGCCAAGGACATCATCGACGACCTGCCGACCGGCAGCCGCGTGACCGTCGTGCCCCTGTGCGGCTCGGCGCGGCCGGTCATGCTCGACCCGTGCGTGTCGATTGACGACGCCAAGTCCGCCGTCAGCGAGATCCGCCTGGTCGACCGGGCCGTCACCATGCAGCAGGCGGCGGCACTGGCCGACGAGGCCAGCCGCTACGTCACCGATCTCGACAAGCGCATCGTCCTGCTGTCCGACCACCAGCGTCGCAACTGGAGCGGCGACAGCCAGGCCGCCTGGAAGCAGGTCAGCGACCTGCAGATCGTCGACCTGTCCCCGCAGGGACAGCGCGAAAACGCCTGGGTCGCCGACGTGCAGTTGCAGGATCAGGTCGCCGCCAAAGACGCCCCTGCCGTCATCACCGCCACCATCGGCTACGAAGGCCCCCAGCCGCGACGCGGGGTCGAAGTGGCTTTGAAGGTCCGCGATAAGGTCGTCGACACGCGAAGCGTCGACCTGGCCGGCGGGCAAGGTCAGCCGGTGATCTTCACGCACAAGATCGAGTCCGCCGTCAAGGGCGGCCAGACCGAGTTCGTGCCCGTGAGCGTTTCGATCGGTCCGCCGGACCGCCTGCCCCACGACGACGTGCGCTACGCCGTCGTGCCGGTGGTCGCCGGTCTGCCGGTGCTGTTCGTCGACCAGTACGGCGACCGGGAGGACATCGACGCCAATCTCTTCGGCGAGACGCTGCAGCTTCGGATGCTGCTGGCGCCGCGCCTGAGCCGGCAGGACCAGACCCTGCCCATCATCGACGTGCGCCACGTGACGATGGAGCGCCTCGCCCAGCAAGGCCAGGCCGCCCTCGAAGACGCGCGCCTCGTCGTGATCGCCGGGACGACCGACCCCGGACCGATGGTCAAGACCCTCCGCCAGTACGTCGAGCAGGGCGGGCAGATCTTCATCGCCGCCGGCGGCGACTTTCAGCCTGCCGCCTGGAACCTCTCGGCCTGGCTCGACGGGGCGGGAATCCTGCCGGCCCAGCTTGCCGACGAACCCTTTGGCAAGACCCTGCGCGAGAGCGGCGAAACGCCCGGATACTTCCAGTGGAACTTCGACTCCCTCATCGGCGAGTACTTCCAGATCCCCGGCGCCTCGACCGAGACCCTGCGAGACCTCTACGCCGGCGCCGCCGGCCCGTACTTCTTCAAGGCCGTCGTTCCTAAAGTCGAGCCCGTCGACGTGGACAAGGCCGTCGCCGCCCAGGCCAAGCGCACGGCTGAGAACCTCACGTTCCTCATCGGGACCGATTCCTGGGCCCATGAGGACCGCACGAGCGGCCTGACCGACAAGCAGCGCGCCGACCGCCTTCGCGACAAGCAGCGCCGCGGCGAGATTCAGCCGCGATGGCTGACCTGGGCCCGCCAGCGTGTGGGCGACCCGATGGACCGCCGCCCGGCCCAGGGGCAGAGCGTCGAGCAACTGGCCGCCGACCTGGCCGACAAGACCCGCCCGCGCGTGCTGGCGCGGTTCAGCAACGGTCTGCCCGCGGTGGTGCAGCGGTCGGTGGGGCTGGGCAGCATCGTCATGTGTACCAGCGGCGCCCTGGGCAACTGGGACGGCGGATGGAACACCGTCGGTCTCGACGACGCGGTGATCGTGTACGACCGGATCCTGCGGTCGATGCTGCACAAGTCGCTGCCCCAGCGCACCAGCGGCGTGGGCACCCCGCTGGTGCTGCCCATCGAAAAGGCCGACCGCCTCGACACCTTCGCCCTCAAACGCCCCGATGGTCTCAAGGACGACCTGCCCGTCGAGGTGCTCGAAGGCGACACCTACGCCCTGACTGTGCGGACCGTCACCCAGCGCGGCGCCTACCACATCCAGCGCACGGCCAGCCGCGACGCCGCAAAGCCGCCCTTCGAAGCCGACGTGGCGTTCAACGGTCTTGCCGGCGAATCGCAAGTGACGCTGCTCAATCGCGACGAGATCAAAAAAGCCCTTGGCGACGTCAAGTTCACGTGGGTCGGCCAGGGCGACTCGATCAGCCTTCAGGGCTCGCGGGCCCACGGCGAGAGCCTTTGGAAATGGCTCATATGGTCGGTCCTGCTGCTGATGCTCATCGAGCGGCTGATCGTCATCTGGCCCAACCTTCGGGCCAAACCGCAACAGGAGGCCGCCCATGGGTGAACTCTGGCAATTCCTGTTCGGGCTCAAAGACGCCAAGTCGATCACCGCGGCGCCGGAACTGACGTTTGGCGAGCACTGGGCGGCCGGGGCGCCGGCGTGGGTGTTCTTCGGCTGTGTGGCCCTGGCGGCGCTGGGGATTATTTCGTATCTGAAGTTCGAGCCGCGCATCCGCGACCGGCGGCGGTTCTGGGGCGCGGCGCTGCGGGCGCTGGTGCTGGCGGCGCTGTTCTTCGTGGCGGCAGACCCCATCCTCAAGATCAGCTACCGCCAGTCGCCCAAGCCGCTGGTGTACCTGCTGTTTGACGGTTCGGAGAGCATGGCGATCCGCGACCGCTTCGACAGCGCCCAGCAGCAGGCGCTGTGCAAGAGCGCGGGCATCGAGCCGGCGCCCGGGACGCCGCCGCCGAGCCGCCTGGAGTACATCCAGGGGCTGCTGAGCAGCAGCGACTTCATCGCCGACATGAACAAGAAGGCTCACCTGCGTGCCTTTGCCATCGACCGCCAGGGCGTCCACGCCCTCAAGTCGTCGACGGCTTCCGACGGCGCCGCCGAGGGCAAGACCATCGCCGCGGCGCTGACGGCCGCGGCGCCGCTGACGCCGCTGGGCAAGGCCATCGACGACATCGCCCTGGAGTACAAGCGCGACGACCTGGGGGCGGTGGTCATGTTCAGCGACTTCAACAAGAACTCCGGACCCGACCCCGACGCCCCGGCGGCCAGGCTCGCTCGACCGATCTACACCGTGGGCCTGGGCCCCGTCGCCACGCGAGACCTGTCGGTCAAGATGACCATCTCGCCGGTGCTCAAAAAGGCCGAACGCGACGTCGTGAGCGTCTCGCTCCAGCAGAGCCAGCTCGACGGGCAGAGCGTCACCGTGCGCGTGACGGCAGAGCCTCTGACAGCCGATGGGGCGGTGGACAAGAGCCGCCAGGGGCGCGTCATCGGCGAGCGCCAGGTGACGCTCCGCGGCGCCCGCGCGGCGACGGAGATCCCGTTCATTCCCGACGAAGTGGGGCGGGTGCGGCTGACGGCCAAGGTCGATCCCGTCAGCGGCGAGAGCGTCGAGGAGAACAACGCCTCGTCGCGCGAGGTGAATATTCGCGACGACT is from Planctomycetaceae bacterium and encodes:
- a CDS encoding prenyltransferase/squalene oxidase repeat-containing protein, giving the protein MNRHTRQIALLLVAVIGALPAAALAEGTWEVTPESKAALERGIDWLAKNQGPKGNWDNEQMGLVSMGLLAYLSAGHLPGRGKYGRNVQQAMDYLLDNAKPSGLMNIAVRGHDMYNHGLCTFVLGQLYGMTGDKRVGRTLDRALRLIQDAQCADGGWDYVAISKPQGHDLSLTVMQAKALRSAMDCGFKVDPGAIQRAVEFVRRNYRAEFAVGVDDPKLVKQMGMFSYSPGNVRNTSITTTAIGVICLQEFGQYDDPRLAPACLYLRHMVKVGEPIFIKQYADARKMKKETMTVPDNHVPFDAYTLYYLSQALYQRGGEDWKIGYTVLRDQLAKRQRVQPGSPEHGTWQSTVWWMRGKEAQFYGTAIGCFVLAMPNRYLPILQEGRIESLIKTVEGSKTDNP
- a CDS encoding BatA domain-containing protein; its protein translation is MLNFPPGLAVFAVAGVVAAAVPVALHLLNRQRFRTIHWAPMEFLRLAMVRSRKMLQVRDVLLMVVRTAALLMLGFALSRPFFSSGYGSLSALALVCGFFGILSLVAAAVVQKALGRILAVVAGALLLAVAIVAFLGDYASRVSQDAAGPKSGQAVHVILLIDNSLSMGYRQTNGTLLDDAKTRAKDIIDDLPTGSRVTVVPLCGSARPVMLDPCVSIDDAKSAVSEIRLVDRAVTMQQAAALADEASRYVTDLDKRIVLLSDHQRRNWSGDSQAAWKQVSDLQIVDLSPQGQRENAWVADVQLQDQVAAKDAPAVITATIGYEGPQPRRGVEVALKVRDKVVDTRSVDLAGGQGQPVIFTHKIESAVKGGQTEFVPVSVSIGPPDRLPHDDVRYAVVPVVAGLPVLFVDQYGDREDIDANLFGETLQLRMLLAPRLSRQDQTLPIIDVRHVTMERLAQQGQAALEDARLVVIAGTTDPGPMVKTLRQYVEQGGQIFIAAGGDFQPAAWNLSAWLDGAGILPAQLADEPFGKTLRESGETPGYFQWNFDSLIGEYFQIPGASTETLRDLYAGAAGPYFFKAVVPKVEPVDVDKAVAAQAKRTAENLTFLIGTDSWAHEDRTSGLTDKQRADRLRDKQRRGEIQPRWLTWARQRVGDPMDRRPAQGQSVEQLAADLADKTRPRVLARFSNGLPAVVQRSVGLGSIVMCTSGALGNWDGGWNTVGLDDAVIVYDRILRSMLHKSLPQRTSGVGTPLVLPIEKADRLDTFALKRPDGLKDDLPVEVLEGDTYALTVRTVTQRGAYHIQRTASRDAAKPPFEADVAFNGLAGESQVTLLNRDEIKKALGDVKFTWVGQGDSISLQGSRAHGESLWKWLIWSVLLLMLIERLIVIWPNLRAKPQQEAAHG